Below is a genomic region from Cyanobacteriota bacterium.
CCGACGGTGTTGACGGCGCATATTTGCGTTTCTAGCCTTGAGACAAGACATGGGCCGCTGCTGCTACTCCTGCACCAGGTGTGGCCTGAGAGTAACCGAGTTGTACTAGGGTGGCCTCTAGAGCCGATATGGCCGCCAAGATATCTCGATCGCAGACGAAGCCCAGGTGCCCAATGCGAAAGATCTTGCCACTGAGATGATCTTGACCGCCTGCTAGGGCAATGTCGAATTGCTTCTTCATCACCGATCGTACCTGCTCTGCATCTACTTGGTCGGGAATCACGGCTGTAATCGCAGGACTAGCTGCTTCATCTGGAGCCAGTAGCGGTAGCCCTAATGCCTTGACAGCCGCACGGGTAGCTAGGGTGTGGCGTTGATGACGGGCAAAAATCGACTCTAGCCCCTCAGCCTGCATCATTTTCAGTGCTGCTTGTAGAGCAAAGAAGAGGTTCACAGGGGGTGTAAAGGGATGGCTATTCTTAGCAGTTTCCTTGCGATATTTACCCAAGTCGAGGTAAAAACGCGGCAACTTAGCGGTAGCGTAGGCTTGCCATGCCCGATCGCTAACAGCCACAAAGCCCAACCCCGGTGGAATCATGTAACCTTTTTGAGACCCAGATGCAATCACATCAATGCCCCACTCGTCCATGGGCACGTTGCAAGCCCCCAAGCTAGTTACTGCATCCATGATTAGGAGAGCTTCGCCGTGGGCTTTGACGTAGCGGTTAATGGTCTGCACATCGTTCAAGACACCCGTTGAGGTTTCACTGTGGGTTAAGATTACAGCCTTGATTTCCTTAGCGGTATCGGCTTCGAGGGCTACTCGAAATGCTTCAGGATCGAGGGGCTTGCCCCACTCCGCCTTGATGATCTCAGTAGTAAGACCATAGGCTTGACATACCAGTCCCCAGCGTTCACCAAATTTGCCATTGCTGCCCACTAACACACGATCGCCCGGACTCAGGAAATTGATAATCCCTGCTTCCATAGCTCCTGTGCCGCTAGCTGCCAACACTAGCACGTCATTCTGGGTTTGGTGTAGCCACTTTAATCCCTGAGTGATCTCAGCAATAACCTTGCTAAACTCGCTGCTCCGGTGCCCCATGGGGTGTTTTGCCATAGCCAGCAGTACCTGCTCTGGTACAGGTGTTGGCCCCGGAATCATCAACATTAGTTTGTTGTCCATAATTACAACCTGATCAGCACCGTTGAATAAACCCCAATCATAGCTGATGCCTGAAATAGACACTTATTCTTTACGGCTTCCGTTAAGGTTTGGTGCGTGATTTCGATCGAGATCGGGTCAAAAATTCTGGCAAATCGACCTTAGACTTCCGTTTCAGCGTGCCTGATTTCAGCGATAACAGTGCAGGTTGAGCTAGTTCATCCAGGTTAGCTGGTTGAATTTCATCCATCAGCGCGGCTAGTTCTGGAGGTAAGTTTGGCACCTGTTGGGTTATTAATTCCTTCAACCGCTGAGCTTGGCAGCAGCTAGCCAAATACCGATCTTTCCAGTGTTGCACAGCGGCTTCATACTCTTCTGCCTGATGTTCTTGCATCAGAATCTGTTCTTGTAGTTCACTGACCTGTCGTTCAACTTGCCGAATATGCTCTGGGTCGTAGTTGGCCAAGTTGCTGCGCACTGCCAAGTGCTCAGCTTCCAACTCTTGATAGGCTTGCTGCATCACCTCTTGGTGTTTTTCCTGTTCAGCAGTGTAGGCTTCTAGGGTTTTAATGCGAGCCTGGGCTTTGAGCAATTCTTGCAACAGGCTGGCA
It encodes:
- a CDS encoding alanine--glyoxylate aminotransferase family protein codes for the protein MDNKLMLMIPGPTPVPEQVLLAMAKHPMGHRSSEFSKVIAEITQGLKWLHQTQNDVLVLAASGTGAMEAGIINFLSPGDRVLVGSNGKFGERWGLVCQAYGLTTEIIKAEWGKPLDPEAFRVALEADTAKEIKAVILTHSETSTGVLNDVQTINRYVKAHGEALLIMDAVTSLGACNVPMDEWGIDVIASGSQKGYMIPPGLGFVAVSDRAWQAYATAKLPRFYLDLGKYRKETAKNSHPFTPPVNLFFALQAALKMMQAEGLESIFARHQRHTLATRAAVKALGLPLLAPDEAASPAITAVIPDQVDAEQVRSVMKKQFDIALAGGQDHLSGKIFRIGHLGFVCDRDILAAISALEATLVQLGYSQATPGAGVAAAAHVLSQG